Proteins encoded by one window of Pseudorca crassidens isolate mPseCra1 chromosome 3, mPseCra1.hap1, whole genome shotgun sequence:
- the RFXANK gene encoding DNA-binding protein RFXANK isoform X1, which produces MEPTQPAEDLSLTQQPSTPEFGDPEDPRGEAPDGSDTVVLSLFPCTPEPGNPEPDSGTSSPQAGSSLKHSTTLTNRQRGNEVSALPATLDSLSIHQLAAQGELSQLKEHLRKGDNLINKPDERGFTPLIWASAFGEIETVRFLLEWGADPHILAKERESALSLASTGGYTDIVGLLLERDVDINIYDWNGGTPLLYAVRGNHVKCVEALLARGADLTTEADSGYTPMDLAVALGYRKVQQVIENHILKLFQSNLVPATPE; this is translated from the exons ATGGAGCCCACCCAGCCTGCAGAGGATCTCAGCCTGACCCAGCAGCCTTCTACCCCAGAATTTGGGGACCCCGAAGACCCCAGGGGTGAGGCCCCTGACGGCTCAGACACTGTGGTCCTCAGTCTCTTCCCCTGCACCCCGGAGCCTGGGAATCCTGAACCAGATTCTGGTACCTCCTCACCTCAAG cagGCAGCTCCCTAAAGCACTCCACGACCCTCACCAACCGGCAGCGGGGGAATGAGGTATCAGCCCTGCCGGCCACCTTGGACT CCCTGTCCATCCACCAGCTCGCGGCCCAGGGGGAGCTGAGCCAACTGAAGGAGCATCTGAGGAAAG GAGACAACCTCATCAACAAGCCGGACGAGCGAGGCTTCACCCCCCTCATCTGGGCCTCCGCCTTTGGAGAGATCGAGACCGTCCGCTTCTTGCTTGAATGG GGTGCCGACCCCCACATCCTGGCCAAAGAGCGGGAGAGCGCCCTGTCACTGGCCAGCACAGGTGGCTACACAGACATTGTAGGGCTGCTGCTGGAGCGCGACGTGGACATCAACATCTATGACTGG AATGGAGGGACACCACTTCTGTATGCCGTGCGTGGGAACCATGTGAAGTGCGTGGAGGCCTTGCTGG CCCGAGGAGCTGATCTCACCACTGAGGCAGACTCTGGCTACACCCCAATGGACCTCGCCGTGGCCCTGGGATATAGGAAAG TGCAACAGGTGATCGAGAACCACATCCTTAAACTCTTCCAGAGCAACCTGGTGCCCGCCACCCCTGAGTGA
- the RFXANK gene encoding DNA-binding protein RFXANK isoform X3, with protein MEPTQPAEDLSLTQQPSTPEFGDPEDPRGEAPDGSDTVVLSLFPCTPEPGNPEPDSGTSSPQAGSSLKHSTTLTNRQRGNEVSALPATLDSLSIHQLAAQGELSQLKEHLRKGDNLINKPDERGFTPLIWASAFGEIETVRFLLEWGADPHILAKERESALSLASTGGYTDIVGLLLERDVDINIYDWNGGTPLLYAVRGNHVKCVEALLVQQVIENHILKLFQSNLVPATPE; from the exons ATGGAGCCCACCCAGCCTGCAGAGGATCTCAGCCTGACCCAGCAGCCTTCTACCCCAGAATTTGGGGACCCCGAAGACCCCAGGGGTGAGGCCCCTGACGGCTCAGACACTGTGGTCCTCAGTCTCTTCCCCTGCACCCCGGAGCCTGGGAATCCTGAACCAGATTCTGGTACCTCCTCACCTCAAG cagGCAGCTCCCTAAAGCACTCCACGACCCTCACCAACCGGCAGCGGGGGAATGAGGTATCAGCCCTGCCGGCCACCTTGGACT CCCTGTCCATCCACCAGCTCGCGGCCCAGGGGGAGCTGAGCCAACTGAAGGAGCATCTGAGGAAAG GAGACAACCTCATCAACAAGCCGGACGAGCGAGGCTTCACCCCCCTCATCTGGGCCTCCGCCTTTGGAGAGATCGAGACCGTCCGCTTCTTGCTTGAATGG GGTGCCGACCCCCACATCCTGGCCAAAGAGCGGGAGAGCGCCCTGTCACTGGCCAGCACAGGTGGCTACACAGACATTGTAGGGCTGCTGCTGGAGCGCGACGTGGACATCAACATCTATGACTGG AATGGAGGGACACCACTTCTGTATGCCGTGCGTGGGAACCATGTGAAGTGCGTGGAGGCCTTGCTGG TGCAACAGGTGATCGAGAACCACATCCTTAAACTCTTCCAGAGCAACCTGGTGCCCGCCACCCCTGAGTGA
- the RFXANK gene encoding DNA-binding protein RFXANK isoform X2 produces MEPTQPAEDLSLTQQPSTPEFGDPEDPRGEAPDGSDTVVLSLFPCTPEPGNPEPDSGTSSPQGSSLKHSTTLTNRQRGNEVSALPATLDSLSIHQLAAQGELSQLKEHLRKGDNLINKPDERGFTPLIWASAFGEIETVRFLLEWGADPHILAKERESALSLASTGGYTDIVGLLLERDVDINIYDWNGGTPLLYAVRGNHVKCVEALLARGADLTTEADSGYTPMDLAVALGYRKVQQVIENHILKLFQSNLVPATPE; encoded by the exons ATGGAGCCCACCCAGCCTGCAGAGGATCTCAGCCTGACCCAGCAGCCTTCTACCCCAGAATTTGGGGACCCCGAAGACCCCAGGGGTGAGGCCCCTGACGGCTCAGACACTGTGGTCCTCAGTCTCTTCCCCTGCACCCCGGAGCCTGGGAATCCTGAACCAGATTCTGGTACCTCCTCACCTCAAG GCAGCTCCCTAAAGCACTCCACGACCCTCACCAACCGGCAGCGGGGGAATGAGGTATCAGCCCTGCCGGCCACCTTGGACT CCCTGTCCATCCACCAGCTCGCGGCCCAGGGGGAGCTGAGCCAACTGAAGGAGCATCTGAGGAAAG GAGACAACCTCATCAACAAGCCGGACGAGCGAGGCTTCACCCCCCTCATCTGGGCCTCCGCCTTTGGAGAGATCGAGACCGTCCGCTTCTTGCTTGAATGG GGTGCCGACCCCCACATCCTGGCCAAAGAGCGGGAGAGCGCCCTGTCACTGGCCAGCACAGGTGGCTACACAGACATTGTAGGGCTGCTGCTGGAGCGCGACGTGGACATCAACATCTATGACTGG AATGGAGGGACACCACTTCTGTATGCCGTGCGTGGGAACCATGTGAAGTGCGTGGAGGCCTTGCTGG CCCGAGGAGCTGATCTCACCACTGAGGCAGACTCTGGCTACACCCCAATGGACCTCGCCGTGGCCCTGGGATATAGGAAAG TGCAACAGGTGATCGAGAACCACATCCTTAAACTCTTCCAGAGCAACCTGGTGCCCGCCACCCCTGAGTGA
- the NR2C2AP gene encoding nuclear receptor 2C2-associated protein, protein MTHSLVCPETVSRVSSVLNRNTRQFGKKHLFDQDEETCWNSDQGPSQWVILEFPQRICVSQLQIQFQGGFSSRQGRLEGSQGSEALSKIVDFYPEDNNSLQTFPVPSAEVDRLKVTFEDTTDFFGRVVIYHLRVLGEKKV, encoded by the exons ATGACCCACTCTTTGGTTTGTCCAGAGACAGTGAGCAG GGTGAGTTCGGTGCTGAATCGTAACACTCGGCAGTTTGGAAAGAAGCACCTGTTCGACCAGGACGAGGAGACCTGCTGGAACTCGGACCAG GGCCCCTCCCAGTGGGTAATACTGGAGTTTCCCCAGCGCATCTGTGTCTCCCAGCTGCAGATCCAGTTCCAGGGGGGCTTTTCCAGTCGCCAGGGCCGCCTCGAAG GTTCTCAGGGGAGTGAGGCTCTTAGCAAGATTGTGGACTTTTATCCTGAGGACAACAACTCGCTTCAGA CTTTCCCTGTGCCATCTGCTGAGGTGGACCGGctgaaagtgacatttgaggaCACCACTGATTTCTTTGGCCGAGTGGTCATCTACCACCTGCGGGTGCTAGGGGAGAAGAAGGTGTGA